The Phenylobacterium koreense genome window below encodes:
- a CDS encoding helix-turn-helix domain-containing protein translates to MKIQRGVTDKAILKELGERVEHARLQRNLTQDELASLADISRPTLQRLEAGASAQMTTFVRVLRALELLAGLDLVAPQVQPSPIEQLDIRGGRRKRASRNQRPAAKSGFKWGDET, encoded by the coding sequence ATGAAGATTCAACGTGGGGTGACCGATAAGGCCATCCTCAAGGAACTGGGAGAGCGGGTCGAGCATGCTCGGTTGCAGCGCAATCTCACCCAGGATGAATTGGCGTCCCTCGCAGACATCTCACGGCCAACCCTGCAAAGGCTCGAAGCGGGCGCCTCGGCCCAAATGACGACGTTTGTTCGGGTGCTGCGGGCGCTCGAGCTTTTGGCGGGATTGGATCTCGTCGCGCCTCAGGTGCAGCCCAGTCCGATCGAGCAGTTGGATATTCGCGGAGGGCGGCGAAAACGCGCTTCGCGAAACCAGCGGCCGGCCGCCAAGAGTGGCTTCAAGTGGGGCGACGAAACGTGA
- a CDS encoding HEPN domain-containing protein produces the protein MNDSLDHLPEGKRQELARVLEILFREFEDATRSRSSARKQGRILKVLLFGSYARGDWVDDPVGGYKSDYDLLVVVNADELTDTAEYWMEADQHLLQAYEIAHQLTAPAHFIVHSLSDVNHQLARGRPFFTQIVREGVALYEAPDHPFAKPARLSPQEAYAEAKANFDTWFPSSGEFLQYGMDGAARHQYNSAAFLLHQAAERLYHCVLLTMTLHSTKSHNLNFLRSQAERVEPGLIPVWPRSSRFEKRCWELLRRAYVEARFSSHYVITVEELAWLIDRVSDLQQRVQMRCEAYLATIRPKD, from the coding sequence ATGAACGACAGCCTCGACCATCTCCCTGAGGGCAAGCGCCAGGAACTGGCGCGGGTGCTCGAGATCCTGTTCCGGGAGTTCGAGGACGCCACTCGGAGCAGGTCGTCTGCGCGCAAGCAGGGTCGCATCCTGAAGGTGCTGCTGTTTGGCAGCTACGCCAGGGGCGACTGGGTGGACGATCCGGTCGGCGGATATAAGTCCGACTACGATCTCCTGGTGGTGGTCAACGCCGATGAGCTGACCGACACCGCCGAGTACTGGATGGAGGCCGACCAGCACCTGCTGCAGGCCTATGAGATCGCCCACCAGCTGACCGCCCCGGCGCACTTCATCGTCCACTCGCTTTCGGACGTGAACCATCAGCTCGCCCGCGGCCGGCCGTTCTTCACCCAGATCGTGCGCGAAGGCGTGGCGCTCTACGAAGCCCCCGATCATCCCTTCGCCAAGCCGGCCAGGCTCTCGCCGCAAGAGGCCTATGCAGAAGCCAAGGCCAATTTCGACACCTGGTTTCCGAGCTCTGGTGAGTTCCTTCAATATGGAATGGATGGCGCGGCGAGGCATCAATACAATTCTGCCGCCTTCCTCCTCCACCAAGCGGCTGAGCGTCTCTACCACTGCGTCCTGCTGACCATGACGCTGCACTCGACCAAGTCGCACAATCTGAACTTCCTGCGTTCTCAGGCTGAGCGGGTGGAGCCGGGGCTGATCCCGGTCTGGCCGCGCAGCAGCCGGTTCGAGAAGCGCTGCTGGGAGCTTCTGCGACGGGCCTATGTCGAGGCCCGCTTCTCCTCGCACTATGTCATCACCGTCGAGGAACTGGCTTGGCTGATCGACCGCGTGAGCGACCTCCAGCAGCGGGTTCAAATGCGCTGCGAGGCCTATCTGGCGACGATCAGGCCTAAAGACTGA
- a CDS encoding type II toxin-antitoxin system HipA family toxin, which produces MSTLAEVWLWGTRIGAVALADGDAFASFQYDPDFLGSGIQVAPLTMPLALQPYRFPGLAQRSFHGLPGLLADALPDKYGNALIDAWLASQNRTPDSFNAVERLCYTGARGMGAMEFRPATGAAPAASEPLDVAALVSLASRVLSQREGLKVSFANGGEEAALGEILRVGTSAGGARAKAVIAWNPATHEIRSGQAPAGDGFEYWLIKFDGVSNNADKDLADPQGYGAVEYVYAQLAAKAGIEMPATRLLEEGGRRHFMTKRFDRTAGGGKLHMQSLAALAHFDFNEPTLYGYEQAFLVMNQLGLPKAQVEQQFLRMLFNVVARNQDDHVKNIAFLMDRSGEWRLSPAYDVTWSYNPSGVWTNQHQMSVNGKRDGFTVDDFRQCAGVAGLNPRRVPGLLDQVRVAVEAWPETAEANQVTPSWIEDIGRTHRLAIPKA; this is translated from the coding sequence GTGAGCACCCTGGCCGAGGTATGGCTGTGGGGGACGCGCATCGGCGCGGTCGCCTTGGCCGATGGCGATGCCTTCGCCAGTTTCCAATACGATCCCGACTTCCTGGGAAGCGGAATCCAGGTGGCGCCGTTGACGATGCCGCTAGCGCTACAGCCGTATCGATTTCCAGGCTTGGCGCAACGCTCGTTCCACGGACTGCCAGGGCTCCTGGCCGATGCCCTTCCGGACAAATATGGCAACGCCCTGATTGATGCATGGCTCGCCAGCCAAAACCGTACTCCCGACAGCTTCAATGCCGTCGAGCGCCTTTGCTACACCGGCGCACGGGGCATGGGCGCTATGGAGTTTCGGCCCGCCACCGGAGCCGCCCCGGCGGCGTCCGAACCCCTAGATGTCGCAGCGCTCGTCAGCTTGGCCTCTCGCGTACTGAGTCAACGCGAAGGCTTGAAAGTGTCTTTTGCGAACGGTGGGGAGGAGGCTGCTCTGGGCGAGATTCTGCGGGTTGGGACCTCGGCCGGCGGCGCGCGCGCCAAGGCGGTCATCGCCTGGAACCCAGCTACGCACGAAATTCGGTCAGGTCAGGCGCCGGCAGGGGATGGCTTTGAGTACTGGCTCATCAAGTTCGATGGGGTCAGCAACAACGCCGACAAGGACCTAGCCGATCCACAGGGCTATGGCGCGGTCGAATATGTCTATGCGCAACTTGCGGCAAAGGCGGGCATCGAGATGCCGGCGACACGGCTTCTGGAGGAGGGGGGGCGCCGCCACTTCATGACGAAGCGCTTCGACCGCACAGCTGGCGGTGGAAAGCTTCATATGCAGTCGCTAGCCGCCCTGGCGCACTTCGATTTCAATGAGCCCACCCTCTATGGATACGAGCAGGCCTTTCTGGTCATGAACCAACTGGGGCTTCCCAAGGCTCAGGTGGAACAGCAATTCCTGCGCATGTTGTTTAACGTGGTAGCCCGCAACCAAGACGACCACGTCAAAAACATCGCCTTCTTGATGGACCGCTCTGGGGAGTGGAGGTTGTCGCCGGCCTATGACGTTACCTGGTCCTATAATCCTAGCGGCGTCTGGACGAACCAGCATCAGATGTCGGTCAACGGAAAGCGAGATGGATTTACCGTTGATGATTTCCGCCAGTGCGCTGGCGTCGCAGGGCTCAATCCGCGGCGGGTTCCTGGATTACTCGATCAGGTGCGTGTCGCTGTGGAGGCCTGGCCCGAGACCGCGGAGGCAAACCAGGTGACGCCAAGCTGGATCGAAGACATTGGCCGGACTCACAGACTGGCCATTCCCAAGGCGTAG
- a CDS encoding exonuclease domain-containing protein, with product MAGFVFFDTETTGLRPGWDQIVHVAAIRTDGDLNPTGRFEMRCRLQPHVVPHPMALLTNGLPIAQLCAPGLPSHYEMVCRLQRQLAAWSPAIFVGYNSIGFDEHMLRHAFFQCLHEPYLTSSPGNGRADALGLTLSAWALPPHCITSPLAPTGRPVFRLGEIAAANGLQQAKAHDAMSDANLTLDLCRLIRDRADDVWQRFVRFSTKAAVRQFIEAEDGFVLTEFFGNQAYHRPVALLGQTPGNPNGRLCIDLAIDPDRWAGMSDDEIRAEVARKGGPIRRLAINGAPTLTAIWDAPEALLDGTEPDLAEDRARRWSTAPNLRDRLIALYTASWSEHEPSPHPENRLYADGFPGDDDKERLIAFHDAGRQERLEIVAGLADPRLKVFGRRLIHSDHRSWLNDQDRLAGDIDLAERLIEDRAGAFTLGQALAEIDRLSAEGAPDPLGLLADYRAWVVTRAARATEFRARYA from the coding sequence ATGGCGGGCTTCGTCTTCTTCGACACCGAGACGACGGGCCTACGGCCAGGCTGGGACCAGATCGTCCATGTCGCGGCAATCCGCACTGACGGCGACCTCAACCCCACGGGCCGTTTCGAGATGCGATGCCGGCTCCAGCCCCACGTGGTGCCGCACCCCATGGCGCTGCTCACCAACGGCCTGCCGATCGCCCAGCTCTGCGCCCCCGGATTGCCATCACACTATGAGATGGTCTGCCGGCTGCAGCGTCAGCTTGCAGCGTGGTCGCCAGCGATTTTCGTCGGCTACAACTCGATCGGGTTCGACGAGCACATGCTGCGGCACGCCTTCTTCCAGTGCCTGCACGAGCCCTATCTCACGAGCAGCCCAGGGAACGGGCGCGCCGACGCCCTGGGCCTGACCCTGAGCGCTTGGGCCCTGCCGCCGCATTGCATCACCTCCCCGCTCGCTCCTACGGGTCGGCCCGTGTTTAGGCTCGGCGAGATCGCGGCCGCGAACGGCCTTCAGCAGGCGAAGGCCCACGACGCCATGTCCGACGCGAACCTGACCCTCGACCTGTGCCGGTTGATCCGGGATCGCGCCGACGATGTCTGGCAGCGTTTCGTTCGTTTCTCCACCAAGGCCGCAGTCCGACAGTTCATCGAGGCCGAAGACGGCTTCGTGCTCACCGAGTTCTTCGGCAACCAAGCCTACCACCGCCCGGTCGCGCTGTTGGGCCAGACACCTGGCAACCCAAACGGTCGGCTCTGCATCGACCTGGCGATCGACCCCGACCGCTGGGCCGGCATGAGCGACGACGAGATCCGGGCCGAAGTCGCGCGCAAAGGCGGTCCGATCCGCCGCTTGGCCATCAATGGCGCGCCGACCCTGACCGCCATCTGGGACGCGCCGGAGGCCCTTCTTGACGGCACGGAGCCGGACCTCGCCGAGGACCGCGCCCGGCGGTGGTCCACGGCGCCGAACCTCCGGGATCGATTGATCGCCCTCTACACCGCTTCATGGTCCGAGCATGAGCCGTCGCCACATCCGGAGAATCGACTCTACGCGGACGGCTTCCCCGGCGACGACGACAAGGAACGGCTGATCGCTTTCCACGACGCCGGGCGGCAAGAGCGACTTGAAATTGTCGCGGGCTTGGCCGATCCGCGGCTAAAGGTCTTTGGCCGCCGCCTGATCCACAGCGACCACCGGTCTTGGCTCAACGACCAAGACCGGCTTGCGGGAGACATCGATCTAGCTGAACGGCTCATCGAGGATCGCGCCGGGGCCTTCACGCTCGGCCAGGCCCTTGCGGAAATTGATCGGCTCTCCGCGGAGGGGGCTCCCGATCCGCTGGGTCTCCTTGCAGACTATCGGGCCTGGGTCGTCACACGCGCTGCTCGCGCCACTGAGTTCCGCGCACGTTACGCCTGA
- a CDS encoding MFS transporter, protein MSPIDPPLEDEARSAAARGWLIPAIIGSAMLMQTMNATVIANALPTMAVALDESPLRLNMAITMYLLASAVFLPISGWVADKFGAKKIFMLSMVLFAASSAACGFANSLTDLVIARIFQGMAGAMMGPVGRLVLLRTTPKEELVGAMSVMTMPALLGPVIGPIVGGAIVTFADWRWIFFLSTPVAAVGVLLVMKFVPDVREQEVAPVDLKGALMTGLGLAGLIFGFENLGKAVLPPLGVVGLFVGGAGMLYLYYRHARGNPSAILDLSVFRIQTFNASVTGGAFMRVAMGATPFMLAMLLQVGFGLSALQAGLMTFISAAGALVMKTTAPPILRRFGFRTVLIVNGLIVAVSFVSYGLFKPTTPHWLIMTILAIGGFFRSLHFTSLNGLAYADIEQDKMSRASTTSSMMQQLVQSIGIGLAALLMHFFMTLRGDTKLTAEAVSPAFVVVGLFTLISLIFFVRLPPNAGDEMNGRGVR, encoded by the coding sequence ATGAGCCCCATCGACCCGCCCCTGGAGGACGAGGCCCGATCCGCAGCAGCCCGCGGCTGGCTGATCCCGGCCATCATCGGCTCGGCCATGCTGATGCAGACGATGAACGCGACGGTCATCGCCAACGCGCTGCCGACCATGGCCGTGGCGCTCGACGAAAGTCCGCTGCGGCTGAACATGGCCATCACCATGTACCTGCTCGCCTCGGCGGTTTTCCTGCCGATCAGCGGCTGGGTCGCCGACAAGTTCGGGGCCAAGAAGATCTTCATGCTGTCGATGGTGCTGTTCGCCGCCTCCTCGGCCGCCTGCGGTTTCGCCAACAGTCTGACGGACCTCGTGATCGCCCGGATATTCCAGGGCATGGCTGGGGCGATGATGGGGCCGGTGGGCCGCCTCGTCCTGCTGCGCACCACGCCGAAGGAAGAGCTGGTAGGGGCCATGTCGGTCATGACCATGCCCGCCCTGCTCGGCCCGGTGATCGGCCCGATCGTCGGCGGCGCCATCGTCACCTTCGCCGACTGGCGCTGGATCTTCTTCCTGAGCACGCCCGTGGCCGCGGTCGGCGTGCTGCTGGTCATGAAGTTCGTCCCCGATGTCCGCGAACAGGAGGTGGCGCCCGTCGACCTGAAGGGCGCCCTGATGACCGGCCTGGGGCTCGCGGGCCTCATCTTCGGCTTCGAGAACCTCGGCAAGGCCGTGCTGCCGCCGCTCGGCGTCGTCGGCCTCTTCGTGGGCGGCGCCGGCATGCTCTACCTCTACTACCGCCACGCCCGCGGCAATCCGTCGGCGATCCTCGATCTCTCGGTGTTCCGCATCCAGACCTTCAACGCCTCGGTGACCGGCGGCGCCTTCATGCGGGTCGCCATGGGCGCGACGCCCTTCATGCTGGCCATGCTGCTGCAGGTGGGCTTTGGCTTGTCGGCCCTGCAGGCCGGCCTGATGACCTTCATCTCCGCGGCCGGCGCCCTGGTCATGAAGACGACCGCCCCGCCGATCCTGCGCCGCTTCGGCTTCCGCACGGTGCTGATCGTCAACGGCCTGATCGTCGCCGTCAGCTTCGTCTCCTACGGCCTCTTCAAGCCGACGACGCCGCACTGGCTGATCATGACCATCCTCGCCATCGGCGGCTTCTTCCGCTCGCTGCATTTCACCAGCCTCAACGGCCTGGCCTACGCCGACATCGAGCAGGACAAGATGAGCCGCGCCTCGACCACCTCGTCGATGATGCAGCAGCTCGTTCAGTCCATCGGCATCGGGCTCGCCGCCCTGCTGATGCACTTCTTCATGACCCTGCGCGGCGACACCAAGCTGACGGCCGAGGCGGTCTCCCCGGCCTTCGTGGTGGTCGGGCTGTTCACCCTGATCTCGCTGATCTTCTTCGTCAGGCTGCCCCCAAATGCGGGCGACGAGATGAACGGTCGCGGCGTACGTTAA
- a CDS encoding helix-turn-helix transcriptional regulator produces the protein MVTDPRYLDFGEAMALRRDQLKMTQAQLASRVGMSRASIANIERGRQNVLLHHACDIATALGLSQVGDLLPLDGRSSLEDQSLVLSDTLSPKAKAQISDLIANAVAQGRS, from the coding sequence ATGGTGACCGACCCCCGCTACCTCGACTTTGGAGAGGCCATGGCTCTCCGGCGCGACCAGCTGAAGATGACGCAGGCCCAACTCGCGTCACGTGTGGGGATGTCGCGGGCCTCCATCGCGAACATCGAACGTGGCCGGCAGAACGTCCTGCTCCACCACGCCTGCGACATCGCCACGGCGCTCGGCCTCTCCCAGGTGGGCGACCTGCTGCCGCTGGACGGACGATCTTCGCTTGAGGATCAATCCCTCGTTCTTTCCGACACCCTCAGTCCGAAGGCCAAGGCTCAGATCAGCGACCTGATCGCCAACGCCGTTGCGCAGGGCCGGTCGTGA
- a CDS encoding ImmA/IrrE family metallo-endopeptidase → MTAIATVGDTARAAARKIIEEFPVKAAPVPVERIVKARGIVLQYAPLADDLSGMAFIRDGVRIIGVNALHHPNRQRFTIAHELCHHELHPDHLRDEVHVDKAFRVLLRDGVAAQGTDRLEIQANAFAAELLMPRVFLNELVDAAGLDLDDDARLEALARKFRVSTSALRFRLGARE, encoded by the coding sequence GTGACGGCGATCGCCACCGTAGGGGACACGGCGCGCGCAGCGGCGCGAAAGATCATCGAGGAGTTCCCGGTCAAGGCAGCGCCGGTGCCGGTGGAGCGGATCGTCAAGGCCCGCGGCATCGTCCTGCAGTATGCGCCGCTCGCCGACGACCTCTCCGGCATGGCGTTCATCCGCGACGGCGTGCGGATCATCGGCGTGAACGCCCTCCACCACCCCAATCGCCAGCGATTCACGATCGCCCACGAGCTCTGCCACCATGAGCTCCATCCCGACCACCTGCGCGACGAGGTCCATGTGGACAAGGCCTTCCGTGTGCTGCTGCGGGATGGTGTGGCCGCCCAGGGGACCGACCGCCTGGAGATCCAGGCGAACGCCTTCGCCGCCGAGCTTTTGATGCCCCGTGTCTTTCTGAATGAACTGGTGGACGCCGCCGGCCTGGACCTCGACGATGACGCGCGGCTGGAGGCGCTGGCCCGGAAGTTTCGAGTTAGCACGTCGGCACTGCGATTCCGCCTGGGCGCGCGCGAGTAG
- a CDS encoding Mov34/MPN/PAD-1 family protein: MTVWIADHVRAKIVEEGRALFPLETGGVLLGWRDGADSIVADLIGAGPKALHGRHLFLPDHAWQLHELRAAFADSRGDLDYLGDWHTHPAGIAEMSKQDHKTLGYLTRRVRGALMVIAAGAADDWTLGAWSQRRAGLFGRLQTDERDLRSFAAPSNWPRFPAIAD; encoded by the coding sequence GTGACCGTCTGGATCGCGGACCACGTTCGCGCCAAGATCGTGGAGGAGGGGCGGGCGCTCTTTCCCCTGGAAACCGGGGGAGTTCTCCTGGGGTGGCGCGACGGCGCTGACTCCATCGTCGCCGATCTGATCGGGGCCGGCCCGAAGGCGCTGCACGGGCGGCATCTGTTCCTACCCGACCACGCTTGGCAGCTGCATGAGCTGCGAGCCGCATTTGCGGACTCGAGAGGCGACCTCGACTACCTCGGCGACTGGCACACTCACCCTGCCGGCATCGCCGAGATGAGCAAGCAGGACCATAAGACCCTGGGATACCTGACCCGCCGGGTACGGGGCGCGTTGATGGTGATCGCCGCGGGCGCAGCGGACGACTGGACGCTCGGCGCCTGGTCACAGCGCCGCGCCGGACTGTTCGGCAGGCTGCAAACGGACGAACGAGATCTGCGCAGCTTCGCCGCCCCGAGCAACTGGCCGCGCTTCCCAGCGATCGCCGACTGA
- a CDS encoding DsrE family protein, which produces MRVTLGAIALSLIVANAAFAESVRQPPAAVPGFGQVTLTPEMANPDPKLDYRVVFDVTRGGDDAAAPNPGLERVARFANYLSAARVPLEARNLVAVVHGAATKAILTDAAYQAKYGRPNPTTPLLAALRAAGVDVHVCSVVLSRAGITPDMVSSSVTIDAAAMVTEATLQLKGWALVPG; this is translated from the coding sequence ATGCGGGTCACCCTCGGCGCGATCGCGCTCTCGCTCATCGTCGCCAATGCGGCCTTTGCAGAGTCCGTGAGGCAACCGCCCGCCGCCGTCCCTGGCTTTGGACAAGTCACCCTCACGCCAGAAATGGCCAATCCTGACCCCAAGCTCGACTACCGCGTCGTGTTTGATGTCACGCGAGGTGGCGACGATGCGGCGGCGCCGAACCCGGGCCTTGAACGCGTCGCGCGATTTGCAAACTATCTCAGCGCGGCGCGGGTCCCGTTGGAGGCGCGAAATCTCGTCGCGGTCGTTCATGGTGCGGCCACAAAGGCCATCCTCACCGATGCGGCCTACCAGGCGAAGTACGGTCGCCCGAACCCGACCACCCCGCTGCTCGCCGCTCTGCGCGCCGCTGGGGTCGATGTCCATGTCTGCAGCGTCGTCTTGAGCCGCGCCGGAATTACGCCCGACATGGTTTCGTCAAGCGTCACCATTGACGCGGCCGCGATGGTGACAGAGGCGACACTTCAACTGAAGGGCTGGGCGCTCGTTCCTGGTTAG
- a CDS encoding MarR family winged helix-turn-helix transcriptional regulator, producing the protein MDSTDPFILADGLRAPLLRLARRLRQEAQRVGSSALDGLLLGHIGRNPGVGVSELADAEQMSRPSMSGHVKRLEAVGWIVRDQSSEDGRRCGFRITPEGMAQLGAIRQTRNDWLAARLARLDPQSRQALLAAQGPLLELLSLEP; encoded by the coding sequence ATGGATTCGACCGACCCCTTCATCCTGGCCGACGGATTGCGGGCGCCTCTTTTGCGCCTGGCCCGTCGCTTGCGTCAGGAAGCCCAGCGCGTGGGCTCGTCCGCCCTCGACGGCCTTTTGCTCGGCCACATCGGCCGAAACCCCGGCGTCGGCGTTTCGGAATTGGCCGACGCCGAGCAGATGTCCCGTCCGAGCATGAGCGGCCATGTCAAGCGCCTTGAGGCGGTCGGATGGATCGTCCGCGACCAAAGTTCCGAAGATGGCCGCCGTTGCGGCTTTCGGATCACCCCGGAAGGCATGGCCCAGCTCGGCGCCATCCGGCAGACCCGCAATGACTGGCTGGCGGCGCGCCTGGCGCGGCTGGACCCGCAATCCCGCCAGGCCCTTCTCGCCGCCCAAGGGCCCCTTCTTGAACTGTTGAGCCTCGAACCATGA
- a CDS encoding ThiF family adenylyltransferase: protein MADGAQLQNDSWWLAWPGLLAAELDAFAARGAQATIAHQSMGVLVLDVVWPRGDELIRLRVGYSPLHPFFRPTVVAPDLRFPRHQHPIDQGLCLITQGSGEWRSRQRVADFLYEQLDKVFAANAARQDGRLEAAAELEEQAPDPVSTYYDYCAGEDCAIFFDGDQLLPKGTVGFAHFEVAVRPIAVHAIEGVLRRVEPAAGRWLAKPFPMALSGRPAQKVPGRWVRMVPPATTDVGAILAAAEAAIENATAMQPAVRAKMRAIGQAEHSITGLVFEEELAYGPGRSGNGWLFVTSATDKKTGRRENNLIRGYRVTGDLQVRVPVAAALASKHVLLIGAGAIGGFAAVELARAGVKRLTILEPDVVEPGNSVRWPLGRTAWGVRKGLALKDFIERNYPGVVVAVGPFRVGAATTAAADVAESVNPLSVLRDAIREADLVVDASASTECQEAIAHYCRALRKPFAMGYATEGAAGGVVARFPAGCEACYVCLQAHWADPNFPRPAVDPGGTVTPIGCNQPTFTGAAFDLQEVSMELVRSAVGLLAPDAYDPGDWQVAIMTLTKDGKRRLPQWTAASLSPRCEGCGGA, encoded by the coding sequence ATGGCAGACGGCGCGCAGCTCCAGAACGACAGCTGGTGGTTAGCCTGGCCCGGCCTCTTAGCCGCCGAGCTGGACGCGTTCGCCGCCCGTGGGGCGCAGGCCACCATCGCCCACCAGTCGATGGGGGTGCTGGTCCTCGACGTGGTTTGGCCGCGCGGCGACGAACTGATCCGCCTTCGCGTCGGCTATTCACCGCTGCATCCGTTCTTCCGGCCCACGGTAGTCGCGCCGGACTTGCGCTTCCCGCGTCACCAACACCCAATCGACCAGGGACTTTGCTTGATCACGCAAGGGTCCGGCGAATGGCGCTCCCGCCAACGGGTCGCGGACTTCCTGTACGAGCAGCTCGACAAGGTCTTCGCAGCCAACGCGGCCCGGCAGGACGGCCGACTCGAGGCGGCGGCCGAGCTTGAGGAGCAGGCGCCTGACCCGGTGTCCACCTACTACGACTACTGCGCGGGGGAGGATTGCGCGATCTTCTTCGACGGCGACCAGCTCTTGCCCAAGGGCACGGTTGGGTTCGCCCACTTCGAGGTCGCGGTCCGCCCTATAGCCGTGCACGCGATCGAAGGCGTCCTGCGCAGAGTGGAGCCCGCCGCCGGGCGCTGGCTGGCTAAGCCGTTCCCGATGGCCCTGTCGGGAAGGCCCGCCCAGAAGGTGCCGGGACGCTGGGTGCGTATGGTGCCGCCAGCCACCACGGACGTCGGTGCCATCCTCGCGGCCGCGGAAGCCGCCATCGAGAACGCCACGGCCATGCAGCCGGCGGTCCGCGCCAAGATGCGGGCGATCGGCCAAGCCGAACACAGCATTACGGGCCTCGTCTTCGAAGAAGAGTTAGCTTACGGCCCCGGGCGATCTGGGAACGGATGGCTCTTCGTCACGAGCGCCACCGACAAGAAGACAGGGCGCCGCGAAAACAATCTGATCCGCGGATACCGGGTCACGGGCGATCTGCAGGTTCGCGTGCCCGTGGCGGCTGCGCTGGCGAGCAAGCACGTCCTTCTCATCGGGGCGGGCGCCATCGGCGGCTTCGCCGCGGTTGAACTCGCCCGGGCCGGCGTTAAGCGCCTGACCATCTTGGAGCCGGACGTCGTCGAGCCGGGCAACAGCGTCCGCTGGCCGCTCGGCCGGACTGCTTGGGGTGTGCGTAAAGGGCTGGCGCTCAAGGACTTCATCGAGCGCAACTACCCCGGTGTCGTCGTCGCCGTAGGCCCTTTTCGAGTTGGCGCTGCCACGACGGCGGCTGCGGACGTCGCCGAATCCGTCAATCCGCTCAGCGTACTGCGGGACGCCATTCGCGAGGCTGACCTAGTGGTGGACGCCTCCGCGTCGACCGAATGCCAGGAGGCCATCGCGCACTATTGCCGGGCGCTGCGAAAGCCGTTCGCGATGGGCTACGCTACCGAAGGCGCGGCCGGCGGCGTCGTCGCGCGCTTCCCGGCCGGCTGCGAGGCCTGCTACGTCTGCCTTCAGGCCCATTGGGCCGACCCCAATTTCCCGCGGCCGGCCGTCGACCCGGGGGGAACCGTCACGCCGATCGGCTGCAACCAGCCCACCTTCACCGGCGCTGCTTTCGATCTCCAGGAGGTGTCGATGGAGCTCGTCCGGAGCGCCGTCGGTCTGCTGGCGCCGGACGCCTACGATCCGGGCGACTGGCAGGTCGCGATCATGACCCTGACCAAGGACGGAAAGCGACGGCTGCCGCAATGGACAGCCGCGTCGTTGTCGCCTCGCTGCGAAGGTTGCGGCGGCGCGTGA
- a CDS encoding OsmC family protein: protein MIRKARAVWRGTGRDGDGDLTTDSGVLKSSPYSFKTRFENEPGTNPEELIAAAHAGCFTMQLAFLIQRAGAAAEKLETEAAVSVVPDGEGFKIDRSALTLKAKVPGMDQAKFEELARTAEKVCPVSRLMNAEITLDLTLEA, encoded by the coding sequence ATGATCCGCAAAGCGCGCGCCGTCTGGCGCGGTACCGGTCGTGATGGTGACGGCGATCTCACCACCGACTCCGGCGTGCTCAAGTCCTCGCCCTACAGCTTCAAGACCCGCTTCGAGAACGAGCCGGGCACGAACCCCGAGGAACTGATCGCGGCGGCCCATGCGGGCTGCTTCACCATGCAGCTCGCCTTCCTGATCCAGCGCGCCGGCGCCGCCGCGGAGAAGCTGGAGACTGAAGCGGCGGTGTCGGTGGTTCCCGACGGCGAGGGCTTCAAGATCGATCGGTCGGCCCTCACCCTGAAGGCCAAGGTGCCCGGAATGGATCAGGCCAAGTTCGAGGAACTGGCGCGGACCGCCGAGAAGGTCTGTCCGGTCTCGCGTCTGATGAACGCCGAGATCACCCTTGATCTGACACTGGAAGCCTAA